The Balaenoptera acutorostrata chromosome 15, mBalAcu1.1, whole genome shotgun sequence genome contains a region encoding:
- the E4F1 gene encoding transcription factor E4F1 isoform X9, giving the protein MDEDDVHRCGRCQAEFTALEDFVQHKLQKVCQRVPQEALPATTSAAALLGQEVEPAAAGSEEPITVAHIVVEAAALTADISHAPDIVGGGHIKEVIVASEAEPGDSGMAEARGSPNRQGPGLSGEGEQAQVKLLVNKDGRYVCMLCHKTFKTGSILKAHMVTHSSRKDHECKLCGASFRTKGSLIRHHRRHTDERPYKCAKCGKSFRESGALTRHLKSLTPCTEKIRFSMSKDVVVGKEDTPTGPGASTVGTVTSSAMTGGPMETSPVIHLVTDAKGTVIHEVHVQMQELPLGMKALTPEPPGPEELPCSSEGSRENLLHQAMQNSGIVLERVPGEEGALEPAPPTVSSPQPLGDGPPELPLLEVEQVETQVASEASAVPRTHPCPQCSETFPTAATLEAHKRGHAGPRPFTCPQCGKAFPKAYLLKKHQEVHVHERRFRCGDCGKLYKTIAHVRGHRRVHSDERPYPCPECGKCYKTKNAQQVHFRTHLEEKPHVCPFCSRGFREKGSLVRHVRHHTGEKPFKCYKCGRGFAEHGTLNRHLRTKGGCLLEVEELLVSEESPAAAAAVLADDPHTVLVEFSSVVADTQEYIIEATADDAETSEATEIIEGTQTEVDSHIMKVVQQIVHQASAGHQIIVQNVTMDQEAGLGTEAAAADTITIATPESLTEQVAMTLASAISEGTVLTARSGTNGTEQATVTMVSSEDIEILEHAGELVIASPEGQLEVQTVIV; this is encoded by the exons ATGG ATGAAGATGACGTGCACCGATGTGGCCGCTGCCAGGCGGAGTTCACCGCCTTGGAGGACTTTGTTCAGCACAAGCTTCAGAAGGTCTGCCAGCGGGTGCCCCAGGAGGCCCTGCCTGCCACCACTTCTGCTGCTGCGCTGCTGGGTCAGGAG GTGGAGCCAGCAGCAGCAGGCTCAGAGGAGCCCATCACTGTGGCCCACATCGTGGTGGAGGCAGCCGCTCTCACGGCAGACATCAGCCACGCTCCTGACATTGTCG GTGGTGGACACATCAAAGAGGTCATCGTGGCCTCTGAGGCGGAGCCGGGGGACAGCGGGATGGCAGAGGCCCGGGGCAGCCCCAACCGTCAGGGGCCTGGGCTCTCTGGGGAGGGTGAGCAGGCCCAGGTCAAGCTGCTGGTGAACAAGGACGGCCGCTACGTGTGCATGCTGTGCCACAAGACCTTCAAGACG gGCAGCATCCTTAAGGCCCACATGGTCACCCACAGTAGCCGAAAGGACCACGAGTGCAAACTGTGTGGGGCCTCCTTTCGGACCAAAGGCTCACTCATCCGGCACCACCGGCGGCACACAG ATGAGCGCCCCTATAAGTGTGCCAAGTGTGGGAAAAGCTTCCGCGAGTCGGGTGCGCTGACCCGGCACCTCAAGTCTCTCACCCCGTGCACGGAAAAAATCCGCTTCAGCATGAGCAAAGATGTGGTTGTCGGCAAAGAGGACACTCCCACAG GGCCTGGTGCGTCCACCGTGGGGACTGTTACATCATCGGCAATGACAGGCGGGCCCATGGAAACTTCGCCTGTGATTCACCTGGTGACAGATGCCAAGGGCACTGTCATCCACGAAGTCCACGTCCAGATGCAAGAGCTTCCCCTGGGCATGAAAGCCCTCACCCCAGAG CCCCCCGGCCCCGAGGAGCTTCCCTGTTCCAGCGAGGGCAGCCGTGAGAACCTGCTGCACCAGGCCATGCAGAACTCCGGCATTGTCCTTGAGCGGgtccctggggaggagggagccctGGAGCCAGCCCCTCCCACTGTGTccagtccccagcccctgggagaTGGTCCCCCAGAACTGCCGCTGCTGGAGGTGGAACAGGTGGAGACA CAGGTGGCCAGTGAGGCCTCAGCTGTGCCCAGGACCCACCCATGCCCTCAGTGCAGTGAGACCTTCCCAACGGCGGCCACCCTGGAGGCCCACAAAAGAGGCCACGCAG GGCCGAGGCCATTCACATGCCCGCAGTGTGGCAAGGCCTTCCCCAAGGCCTACCTGCTCAAGAAGCACCAGGAGGTGCATGTGCACGAGCGCCGCTTCCGCTGTGGGGACTGCGGGAAGCTCTACAAGACCATCGCCCATGTCCGCGGCCACCGGCGTGTCCACTCAGATGAGAGGCCCTACCCTTGTCCCGAGTGTGGCAAGTGCTACAAGACCAAG AATGCCCAGCAGGTGCACTTCCGGACACACCTGGAGGAGAAGCCGCACGTGTGCCCATTCTGCAGCCGAGGCTTCCGGGAGAAGGGCTCGCTGGTGCGGCACGTGCGGCACCACACGGGCGAGAAGCCCTTCAAGTGCTACAAGTGCGGCCGCGGCTTTGCCGAGCATGGCACGCTCAACCGGCACCTGCGTACCAAAG GGGGCTGCCTGCTGGAGGTGGAGGAGTTGCTGGTGTCCGAGGAGAGCCCCGCAGCGGCCGCCGCCGTCCTCGCCGACGACCCACACACCGTGTTGGTCGAGTTCTCGTCCGTGGTAGCCGACACCCAGGAGTACATCATCGAG GCCACTGCGGATGATGCAGAGACCAGTGAAGCCACGGAGATCATCGAGGGCACCCAGACGGAg GTGGACAGTCACATCATGAAGGTGGTGCAGCAGATCGTGCACCAGGCCAGCGCCGGGCACCAGATCATCGTGCAGAATGTGACCATGGaccaggaggcagggctgggcacagagGCAGCTGCTGCCGACACCATCACTATTGCCACCCCTGAGAGCCTGACGGAGCAGGTGGCCATGACGCTGGCCTCGGCCATCAGCGAGGGCACTGTGCTCACGGCCCGCTCGGGTACAAATGGCACCGAGCAGGCCACCGTGACCATGGTATCATCGGAGGACATTGAGATTCTGGAGCATGCGGGAGAGCTGGTCATCGCCTCGCCGGAGGGCCAGCTTGAGGTGCAGACGGTCATCGTCTAA
- the E4F1 gene encoding transcription factor E4F1 isoform X2: MEGAMAVRVTAAHTAEARTEAGQEAGEGGVAAAAAAALAPGGFLGLPAPFSEEGCWPDLLMAPVRCPAHSRGLSEPEVSPAGPGAGTGWSAQMVRGSDEDDVHRCGRCQAEFTALEDFVQHKLQKVCQRVPQEALPATTSAAALLGQEVEPAAAGSEEPITVAHIVVEAAALTADISHAPDIVGGGHIKEVIVASEAEPGDSGMAEARGSPNRQGPGLSGEGEQAQVKLLVNKDGRYVCMLCHKTFKTGSILKAHMVTHSSRKDHECKLCGASFRTKGSLIRHHRRHTDERPYKCAKCGKSFRESGALTRHLKSLTPCTEKIRFSMSKDVVVGKEDTPTGPGASTVGTVTSSAMTGGPMETSPVIHLVTDAKGTVIHEVHVQMQELPLGMKALTPEPPGPEELPCSSEGSRENLLHQAMQNSGIVLERVPGEEGALEPAPPTVSSPQPLGDGPPELPLLEVEQVETVASEASAVPRTHPCPQCSETFPTAATLEAHKRGHAGPRPFTCPQCGKAFPKAYLLKKHQEVHVHERRFRCGDCGKLYKTIAHVRGHRRVHSDERPYPCPECGKCYKTKNAQQVHFRTHLEEKPHVCPFCSRGFREKGSLVRHVRHHTGEKPFKCYKCGRGFAEHGTLNRHLRTKGGCLLEVEELLVSEESPAAAAAVLADDPHTVLVEFSSVVADTQEYIIEATADDAETSEATEIIEGTQTEVDSHIMKVVQQIVHQASAGHQIIVQNVTMDQEAGLGTEAAAADTITIATPESLTEQVAMTLASAISEGTVLTARSGTNGTEQATVTMVSSEDIEILEHAGELVIASPEGQLEVQTVIV, from the exons ATGGAGGGCGCGATGGCAGTGCGGGTAACGGCCGCGCATACGGCAGAAGCCCGGACCGAAGCCGGGCAGGAAGCGGGCGAGGGCGGggtcgcggcggcggcggcggcggccttGGCCCCCGGTGGCTTCCTCGGCCTCCCGGCGCCCTTTAGCGAGGAAG GGTGCTGGCCGGATTTGCTGATGGCCCCAGTAagatgcccagcacacagtaggggaCTCAGTGAGCCGGAAGTCTCTCCTGCAGGACCTGGGGCAGGCACTGGCTGGTCAGCCCAGATGGTGAGGGGCTCAG ATGAAGATGACGTGCACCGATGTGGCCGCTGCCAGGCGGAGTTCACCGCCTTGGAGGACTTTGTTCAGCACAAGCTTCAGAAGGTCTGCCAGCGGGTGCCCCAGGAGGCCCTGCCTGCCACCACTTCTGCTGCTGCGCTGCTGGGTCAGGAG GTGGAGCCAGCAGCAGCAGGCTCAGAGGAGCCCATCACTGTGGCCCACATCGTGGTGGAGGCAGCCGCTCTCACGGCAGACATCAGCCACGCTCCTGACATTGTCG GTGGTGGACACATCAAAGAGGTCATCGTGGCCTCTGAGGCGGAGCCGGGGGACAGCGGGATGGCAGAGGCCCGGGGCAGCCCCAACCGTCAGGGGCCTGGGCTCTCTGGGGAGGGTGAGCAGGCCCAGGTCAAGCTGCTGGTGAACAAGGACGGCCGCTACGTGTGCATGCTGTGCCACAAGACCTTCAAGACG gGCAGCATCCTTAAGGCCCACATGGTCACCCACAGTAGCCGAAAGGACCACGAGTGCAAACTGTGTGGGGCCTCCTTTCGGACCAAAGGCTCACTCATCCGGCACCACCGGCGGCACACAG ATGAGCGCCCCTATAAGTGTGCCAAGTGTGGGAAAAGCTTCCGCGAGTCGGGTGCGCTGACCCGGCACCTCAAGTCTCTCACCCCGTGCACGGAAAAAATCCGCTTCAGCATGAGCAAAGATGTGGTTGTCGGCAAAGAGGACACTCCCACAG GGCCTGGTGCGTCCACCGTGGGGACTGTTACATCATCGGCAATGACAGGCGGGCCCATGGAAACTTCGCCTGTGATTCACCTGGTGACAGATGCCAAGGGCACTGTCATCCACGAAGTCCACGTCCAGATGCAAGAGCTTCCCCTGGGCATGAAAGCCCTCACCCCAGAG CCCCCCGGCCCCGAGGAGCTTCCCTGTTCCAGCGAGGGCAGCCGTGAGAACCTGCTGCACCAGGCCATGCAGAACTCCGGCATTGTCCTTGAGCGGgtccctggggaggagggagccctGGAGCCAGCCCCTCCCACTGTGTccagtccccagcccctgggagaTGGTCCCCCAGAACTGCCGCTGCTGGAGGTGGAACAGGTGGAGACA GTGGCCAGTGAGGCCTCAGCTGTGCCCAGGACCCACCCATGCCCTCAGTGCAGTGAGACCTTCCCAACGGCGGCCACCCTGGAGGCCCACAAAAGAGGCCACGCAG GGCCGAGGCCATTCACATGCCCGCAGTGTGGCAAGGCCTTCCCCAAGGCCTACCTGCTCAAGAAGCACCAGGAGGTGCATGTGCACGAGCGCCGCTTCCGCTGTGGGGACTGCGGGAAGCTCTACAAGACCATCGCCCATGTCCGCGGCCACCGGCGTGTCCACTCAGATGAGAGGCCCTACCCTTGTCCCGAGTGTGGCAAGTGCTACAAGACCAAG AATGCCCAGCAGGTGCACTTCCGGACACACCTGGAGGAGAAGCCGCACGTGTGCCCATTCTGCAGCCGAGGCTTCCGGGAGAAGGGCTCGCTGGTGCGGCACGTGCGGCACCACACGGGCGAGAAGCCCTTCAAGTGCTACAAGTGCGGCCGCGGCTTTGCCGAGCATGGCACGCTCAACCGGCACCTGCGTACCAAAG GGGGCTGCCTGCTGGAGGTGGAGGAGTTGCTGGTGTCCGAGGAGAGCCCCGCAGCGGCCGCCGCCGTCCTCGCCGACGACCCACACACCGTGTTGGTCGAGTTCTCGTCCGTGGTAGCCGACACCCAGGAGTACATCATCGAG GCCACTGCGGATGATGCAGAGACCAGTGAAGCCACGGAGATCATCGAGGGCACCCAGACGGAg GTGGACAGTCACATCATGAAGGTGGTGCAGCAGATCGTGCACCAGGCCAGCGCCGGGCACCAGATCATCGTGCAGAATGTGACCATGGaccaggaggcagggctgggcacagagGCAGCTGCTGCCGACACCATCACTATTGCCACCCCTGAGAGCCTGACGGAGCAGGTGGCCATGACGCTGGCCTCGGCCATCAGCGAGGGCACTGTGCTCACGGCCCGCTCGGGTACAAATGGCACCGAGCAGGCCACCGTGACCATGGTATCATCGGAGGACATTGAGATTCTGGAGCATGCGGGAGAGCTGGTCATCGCCTCGCCGGAGGGCCAGCTTGAGGTGCAGACGGTCATCGTCTAA
- the E4F1 gene encoding transcription factor E4F1 isoform X8: MWPLPGGVHRLGGLCSAQASEGLPAGAPGGPACHHFCCCAAGSGGSIPLLPLHTCVPSTLPLGGQQDEEVEVEPAAAGSEEPITVAHIVVEAAALTADISHAPDIVGGGHIKEVIVASEAEPGDSGMAEARGSPNRQGPGLSGEGEQAQVKLLVNKDGRYVCMLCHKTFKTGSILKAHMVTHSSRKDHECKLCGASFRTKGSLIRHHRRHTDERPYKCAKCGKSFRESGALTRHLKSLTPCTEKIRFSMSKDVVVGKEDTPTGPGASTVGTVTSSAMTGGPMETSPVIHLVTDAKGTVIHEVHVQMQELPLGMKALTPEPPGPEELPCSSEGSRENLLHQAMQNSGIVLERVPGEEGALEPAPPTVSSPQPLGDGPPELPLLEVEQVETQVASEASAVPRTHPCPQCSETFPTAATLEAHKRGHAGPRPFTCPQCGKAFPKAYLLKKHQEVHVHERRFRCGDCGKLYKTIAHVRGHRRVHSDERPYPCPECGKCYKTKNAQQVHFRTHLEEKPHVCPFCSRGFREKGSLVRHVRHHTGEKPFKCYKCGRGFAEHGTLNRHLRTKGGCLLEVEELLVSEESPAAAAAVLADDPHTVLVEFSSVVADTQEYIIEATADDAETSEATEIIEGTQTEVDSHIMKVVQQIVHQASAGHQIIVQNVTMDQEAGLGTEAAAADTITIATPESLTEQVAMTLASAISEGTVLTARSGTNGTEQATVTMVSSEDIEILEHAGELVIASPEGQLEVQTVIV; this comes from the exons ATGTGGCCGCTGCCAGGCGGAGTTCACCGCCTTGGAGGACTTTGTTCAGCACAAGCTTCAGAAGGTCTGCCAGCGGGTGCCCCAGGAGGCCCTGCCTGCCACCACTTCTGCTGCTGCGCTGCTGGGTCAGGAGGTAGCATCCCCCTACTGCCATTGCACACGTGCGtgccctccaccctgcccctCGGCGGACAGCAGGATGAGGAGGTGGAG GTGGAGCCAGCAGCAGCAGGCTCAGAGGAGCCCATCACTGTGGCCCACATCGTGGTGGAGGCAGCCGCTCTCACGGCAGACATCAGCCACGCTCCTGACATTGTCG GTGGTGGACACATCAAAGAGGTCATCGTGGCCTCTGAGGCGGAGCCGGGGGACAGCGGGATGGCAGAGGCCCGGGGCAGCCCCAACCGTCAGGGGCCTGGGCTCTCTGGGGAGGGTGAGCAGGCCCAGGTCAAGCTGCTGGTGAACAAGGACGGCCGCTACGTGTGCATGCTGTGCCACAAGACCTTCAAGACG gGCAGCATCCTTAAGGCCCACATGGTCACCCACAGTAGCCGAAAGGACCACGAGTGCAAACTGTGTGGGGCCTCCTTTCGGACCAAAGGCTCACTCATCCGGCACCACCGGCGGCACACAG ATGAGCGCCCCTATAAGTGTGCCAAGTGTGGGAAAAGCTTCCGCGAGTCGGGTGCGCTGACCCGGCACCTCAAGTCTCTCACCCCGTGCACGGAAAAAATCCGCTTCAGCATGAGCAAAGATGTGGTTGTCGGCAAAGAGGACACTCCCACAG GGCCTGGTGCGTCCACCGTGGGGACTGTTACATCATCGGCAATGACAGGCGGGCCCATGGAAACTTCGCCTGTGATTCACCTGGTGACAGATGCCAAGGGCACTGTCATCCACGAAGTCCACGTCCAGATGCAAGAGCTTCCCCTGGGCATGAAAGCCCTCACCCCAGAG CCCCCCGGCCCCGAGGAGCTTCCCTGTTCCAGCGAGGGCAGCCGTGAGAACCTGCTGCACCAGGCCATGCAGAACTCCGGCATTGTCCTTGAGCGGgtccctggggaggagggagccctGGAGCCAGCCCCTCCCACTGTGTccagtccccagcccctgggagaTGGTCCCCCAGAACTGCCGCTGCTGGAGGTGGAACAGGTGGAGACA CAGGTGGCCAGTGAGGCCTCAGCTGTGCCCAGGACCCACCCATGCCCTCAGTGCAGTGAGACCTTCCCAACGGCGGCCACCCTGGAGGCCCACAAAAGAGGCCACGCAG GGCCGAGGCCATTCACATGCCCGCAGTGTGGCAAGGCCTTCCCCAAGGCCTACCTGCTCAAGAAGCACCAGGAGGTGCATGTGCACGAGCGCCGCTTCCGCTGTGGGGACTGCGGGAAGCTCTACAAGACCATCGCCCATGTCCGCGGCCACCGGCGTGTCCACTCAGATGAGAGGCCCTACCCTTGTCCCGAGTGTGGCAAGTGCTACAAGACCAAG AATGCCCAGCAGGTGCACTTCCGGACACACCTGGAGGAGAAGCCGCACGTGTGCCCATTCTGCAGCCGAGGCTTCCGGGAGAAGGGCTCGCTGGTGCGGCACGTGCGGCACCACACGGGCGAGAAGCCCTTCAAGTGCTACAAGTGCGGCCGCGGCTTTGCCGAGCATGGCACGCTCAACCGGCACCTGCGTACCAAAG GGGGCTGCCTGCTGGAGGTGGAGGAGTTGCTGGTGTCCGAGGAGAGCCCCGCAGCGGCCGCCGCCGTCCTCGCCGACGACCCACACACCGTGTTGGTCGAGTTCTCGTCCGTGGTAGCCGACACCCAGGAGTACATCATCGAG GCCACTGCGGATGATGCAGAGACCAGTGAAGCCACGGAGATCATCGAGGGCACCCAGACGGAg GTGGACAGTCACATCATGAAGGTGGTGCAGCAGATCGTGCACCAGGCCAGCGCCGGGCACCAGATCATCGTGCAGAATGTGACCATGGaccaggaggcagggctgggcacagagGCAGCTGCTGCCGACACCATCACTATTGCCACCCCTGAGAGCCTGACGGAGCAGGTGGCCATGACGCTGGCCTCGGCCATCAGCGAGGGCACTGTGCTCACGGCCCGCTCGGGTACAAATGGCACCGAGCAGGCCACCGTGACCATGGTATCATCGGAGGACATTGAGATTCTGGAGCATGCGGGAGAGCTGGTCATCGCCTCGCCGGAGGGCCAGCTTGAGGTGCAGACGGTCATCGTCTAA
- the E4F1 gene encoding transcription factor E4F1 isoform X4 yields MEGAMAVRVTAAHTAEARTEAGQEAGEGGVAAAAAAALAPGGFLGLPAPFSEEDEDDVHRCGRCQAEFTALEDFVQHKLQKVCQRVPQEALPATTSAAALLGQEVEPAAAGSEEPITVAHIVVEAAALTADISHAPDIVGGGHIKEVIVASEAEPGDSGMAEARGSPNRQGPGLSGEGEQAQVKLLVNKDGRYVCMLCHKTFKTGSILKAHMVTHSSRKDHECKLCGASFRTKGSLIRHHRRHTDERPYKCAKCGKSFRESGALTRHLKSLTPCTEKIRFSMSKDVVVGKEDTPTGPGASTVGTVTSSAMTGGPMETSPVIHLVTDAKGTVIHEVHVQMQELPLGMKALTPEPPGPEELPCSSEGSRENLLHQAMQNSGIVLERVPGEEGALEPAPPTVSSPQPLGDGPPELPLLEVEQVETQVASEASAVPRTHPCPQCSETFPTAATLEAHKRGHAGPRPFTCPQCGKAFPKAYLLKKHQEVHVHERRFRCGDCGKLYKTIAHVRGHRRVHSDERPYPCPECGKCYKTKNAQQVHFRTHLEEKPHVCPFCSRGFREKGSLVRHVRHHTGEKPFKCYKCGRGFAEHGTLNRHLRTKGGCLLEVEELLVSEESPAAAAAVLADDPHTVLVEFSSVVADTQEYIIEATADDAETSEATEIIEGTQTEVDSHIMKVVQQIVHQASAGHQIIVQNVTMDQEAGLGTEAAAADTITIATPESLTEQVAMTLASAISEGTVLTARSGTNGTEQATVTMVSSEDIEILEHAGELVIASPEGQLEVQTVIV; encoded by the exons ATGGAGGGCGCGATGGCAGTGCGGGTAACGGCCGCGCATACGGCAGAAGCCCGGACCGAAGCCGGGCAGGAAGCGGGCGAGGGCGGggtcgcggcggcggcggcggcggccttGGCCCCCGGTGGCTTCCTCGGCCTCCCGGCGCCCTTTAGCGAGGAAG ATGAAGATGACGTGCACCGATGTGGCCGCTGCCAGGCGGAGTTCACCGCCTTGGAGGACTTTGTTCAGCACAAGCTTCAGAAGGTCTGCCAGCGGGTGCCCCAGGAGGCCCTGCCTGCCACCACTTCTGCTGCTGCGCTGCTGGGTCAGGAG GTGGAGCCAGCAGCAGCAGGCTCAGAGGAGCCCATCACTGTGGCCCACATCGTGGTGGAGGCAGCCGCTCTCACGGCAGACATCAGCCACGCTCCTGACATTGTCG GTGGTGGACACATCAAAGAGGTCATCGTGGCCTCTGAGGCGGAGCCGGGGGACAGCGGGATGGCAGAGGCCCGGGGCAGCCCCAACCGTCAGGGGCCTGGGCTCTCTGGGGAGGGTGAGCAGGCCCAGGTCAAGCTGCTGGTGAACAAGGACGGCCGCTACGTGTGCATGCTGTGCCACAAGACCTTCAAGACG gGCAGCATCCTTAAGGCCCACATGGTCACCCACAGTAGCCGAAAGGACCACGAGTGCAAACTGTGTGGGGCCTCCTTTCGGACCAAAGGCTCACTCATCCGGCACCACCGGCGGCACACAG ATGAGCGCCCCTATAAGTGTGCCAAGTGTGGGAAAAGCTTCCGCGAGTCGGGTGCGCTGACCCGGCACCTCAAGTCTCTCACCCCGTGCACGGAAAAAATCCGCTTCAGCATGAGCAAAGATGTGGTTGTCGGCAAAGAGGACACTCCCACAG GGCCTGGTGCGTCCACCGTGGGGACTGTTACATCATCGGCAATGACAGGCGGGCCCATGGAAACTTCGCCTGTGATTCACCTGGTGACAGATGCCAAGGGCACTGTCATCCACGAAGTCCACGTCCAGATGCAAGAGCTTCCCCTGGGCATGAAAGCCCTCACCCCAGAG CCCCCCGGCCCCGAGGAGCTTCCCTGTTCCAGCGAGGGCAGCCGTGAGAACCTGCTGCACCAGGCCATGCAGAACTCCGGCATTGTCCTTGAGCGGgtccctggggaggagggagccctGGAGCCAGCCCCTCCCACTGTGTccagtccccagcccctgggagaTGGTCCCCCAGAACTGCCGCTGCTGGAGGTGGAACAGGTGGAGACA CAGGTGGCCAGTGAGGCCTCAGCTGTGCCCAGGACCCACCCATGCCCTCAGTGCAGTGAGACCTTCCCAACGGCGGCCACCCTGGAGGCCCACAAAAGAGGCCACGCAG GGCCGAGGCCATTCACATGCCCGCAGTGTGGCAAGGCCTTCCCCAAGGCCTACCTGCTCAAGAAGCACCAGGAGGTGCATGTGCACGAGCGCCGCTTCCGCTGTGGGGACTGCGGGAAGCTCTACAAGACCATCGCCCATGTCCGCGGCCACCGGCGTGTCCACTCAGATGAGAGGCCCTACCCTTGTCCCGAGTGTGGCAAGTGCTACAAGACCAAG AATGCCCAGCAGGTGCACTTCCGGACACACCTGGAGGAGAAGCCGCACGTGTGCCCATTCTGCAGCCGAGGCTTCCGGGAGAAGGGCTCGCTGGTGCGGCACGTGCGGCACCACACGGGCGAGAAGCCCTTCAAGTGCTACAAGTGCGGCCGCGGCTTTGCCGAGCATGGCACGCTCAACCGGCACCTGCGTACCAAAG GGGGCTGCCTGCTGGAGGTGGAGGAGTTGCTGGTGTCCGAGGAGAGCCCCGCAGCGGCCGCCGCCGTCCTCGCCGACGACCCACACACCGTGTTGGTCGAGTTCTCGTCCGTGGTAGCCGACACCCAGGAGTACATCATCGAG GCCACTGCGGATGATGCAGAGACCAGTGAAGCCACGGAGATCATCGAGGGCACCCAGACGGAg GTGGACAGTCACATCATGAAGGTGGTGCAGCAGATCGTGCACCAGGCCAGCGCCGGGCACCAGATCATCGTGCAGAATGTGACCATGGaccaggaggcagggctgggcacagagGCAGCTGCTGCCGACACCATCACTATTGCCACCCCTGAGAGCCTGACGGAGCAGGTGGCCATGACGCTGGCCTCGGCCATCAGCGAGGGCACTGTGCTCACGGCCCGCTCGGGTACAAATGGCACCGAGCAGGCCACCGTGACCATGGTATCATCGGAGGACATTGAGATTCTGGAGCATGCGGGAGAGCTGGTCATCGCCTCGCCGGAGGGCCAGCTTGAGGTGCAGACGGTCATCGTCTAA